In one window of Mus pahari chromosome 3, PAHARI_EIJ_v1.1, whole genome shotgun sequence DNA:
- the Zer1 gene encoding protein zer-1 homolog isoform X2 produces the protein MASDTPESLMTLCTDFCLRNLDGTLGYLLDKETLRLHPDIFLPSEICDQLVNEYVELVSAACTFEPHETFFSLFSDPRSTRLTRIHLREDLVQDHDLEAIRKQDLVELYLTNCEKLSAKSLQTLRSFRHSLVSLSLFGCANIFYEEDNPGGCEDECLVNPTCQVLVKDFTFEGFSRLRFLNLGRMIDGIPVESLLRPLNSLAALDLSGIQTSDATFLTQWKDSLMSLVLYNMDLSDDHIRVIVQLHKLRHLDISRDRLSSYYKFKLTRKVLSLLVQKLGNLMSLDISGHMILENCSISKTDEEAGQTSTEPSKSSIMPFRALKRPLQFLGLFETSLCRLTHIPAYKVSGDKNEEQVLNAIEAYTEHRPEITSRAINLLFDIARIERCNQLLRALKLVITALKCHKYDKNIQVTGSAALFYLTNSEYRSEQSVKLRRQVIQAVLNGMESYQEVQRNCCLTLCNFSIPEELEFQYRRVNELLLGILSPTRQDESIQRIAVHLCNALVCQVDNDHKEAVGKMGFVVTMLKLIQKKLLDKTCDQVMEFSWSALWNITDETPDNCEMFLNFNGMRLFLDCLKEFPEKQELHRNMLGLLGNVAEVKELRPQLMTSQFISVFSNLLESKADGIEVSYNACGVLSHIMFDGPEAWGVCEPQRAEVEERMWAAIQSWDINSRRNINYRSFEPILRLLPQGISPVSQHWATWALYNLVSVYPDKYCPLLIKEGGMPLLRDLVKMATARQETKEMARKVIEHCSNFREENMDTSR, from the exons ATGGCGTCTGACACGCCCGAGTCCCTGATGACCCTCTGTACTGACTTCTGTCTCCGGAATCTTGATGGCACCCTGGGCTACCTCCTGGACAAGGAGACCCTGCGGCTGCATCCAGACATCTTCTTGCCCAGTGAAATCTGTGACCAGCTGGTCAATGA GTATGTGGAGCTGGTCAGTGCCGCCTGCACTTTTGAGCCACATGAGACTTTCTTCAGCCTCTTCTCAGACCCCCGCAGTACTCGGCTCACTCGCATCCACCTTCGTGAGGACCTGGTGCAGGACCATGACCTGGAAGCCATTCGCAAGCAG GACTTGGTGGAGCTCTACCTGACCAACTGTGAGAAGCTGTCCGCCAAGAGCCTGCAGACACTGCGGAGCTTCCGGCACAGTCTGGTGTCCTTGAGCCTCTTCGGCTGTGCCAACATCTTCTATGAGGAGGACAACCCAGGCGGCTGTGAGGATGAGTGCCTGGTCAACCCCACCTGCCAAGTGCTGGTCAAGGACTTCACCTTCGAGGGCTTCAGCCGCCTGCGCTTCCTCAACCTGGGCCGCATGATCGACGGCATCCCCGTAGAGTCACTGCTTCGGCCACTCAACTCCCTGGCCGCCTTGGACCTCTCAGGCATCCAGACAAGCGATGCCACTTTCCTAACACAGTGGAAGGACAGTCTGATGTCCCTTGTGCTCTACAACATGGACCTTTCAGATGACCACATCCGTGTCATTGTCCAGCTGCACAAGCTGCG GCACCTGGACATCTCCCGAGACCGCCTCTCCAGCTACTACAAGTTCAAGCTGACTCGGAAGGTGCTCAGCCTCCTGGTGCAGAAGCTGGGGAACCTGATGTCACTGGACATCTCTGGACACATGATCCTAGAGAACTGCAGCATCTCCAAGACAGATGAGGAGGCAGGGCAGACCAG CACTGAGCCGTCCAAGAGCAGCATCATGCCCTTCCGGGCTCTGAAGAGGCCACTGCAGTTCCTTGGGCTCTTTGAGACCTCCTTGTGTCGTCTTACTCACATTCCAGCCTACAAA GTGAGTGGTGACAAAAATGAAGAGCAGGTGCTGAACGCCATCGAGGCCTACACAGAGCACCGGCCCGAGATCACGTCCAGGGCCATCAACCTGCTGTTTGACATTGCACGCATTGAACGCTGCAACCAGCTTCTGCGGGCCCTGAAG CTGGTCATCACAGCTCTCAAGTGTCACAAGTATGACAAGAATATTCAAGTGACCGGCAGTGCTGCCCTCTTCTACCTGACCAACTCTGAGTACCGCTCGGAGCAGAGCGTCAAGCTGCGCCGGCAGGTCATCCAGGCGGTGCTGAACGGCATGGAGTCCTACCAGGAG GTGCAGCGGAACTGCTGTCTGACCCTCTGCAACTTCAGCATCCCCGAGGAACTGGAGTTCCAGTACCGCCGGGTGAACGAGCTGCTGCTGGGCATCCTCAGCCCCACGCGTCAGGACGAGTCGATCCAGCGGATCGCAGTGCACTTGTGCAACGCCCTGGTCTGCCAGGTGGACAATGACCATAAGGAGGCTGTGGGCAAGATGGGCTTCGTCGTG ACCATGTTGAAgctgatccagaagaaactgctgGACAAGACG TGTGACCAGGTCATGGAGTTCTCCTGGAGTGCTCTGTGGAACATCACAGATGAGACACCTGACAACTGCGAGATGTTCCTCAACTTCAATGGCATGAGGCTCTTTCTCGACTGCCTGAAG GAGTTCCCAGAGAAGCAGGAGCTACACCGTAACATGCTAGGGCTCTTGGGGAATGTGGCAGAGGTGAAGGAGCTGCGACCTCAGTTGATGACCTCCCAGTTCATCAGTGTCTTCAG CAACCTGCTGGAGAGCAAGGCCGACGGCATTGAGGTTTCTTACAACGCCTGTGGTGTCCTGTCTCACATCATGTTTGATGGGCCTGAGGCCTGGGGTGTCTGTGAACCTCAGCGGGCAGAGGTGGAGGAGCGCATGTGGGCGGCCATCCAGAGCTGGGATATCAACTCCCGGAGGAATATCAACTACAG GTCCTTTGAGCCGATCCTCCGCCTCCTTCCCCAGGGCATTTCTCCAGTCAGCCAGCACTGGGCCACCTGGGCCCTGTACAACCTCGTGTCTGTCTACC CTGACAAGTACTGCCCCCTGCTGATTAAAGAAGGTGGGATGCCCCTGCTGAGGGACTTGGTCAAGATGGCTACTGCCCGGCAGGAAACCAAGGAGATGGCCCG
- the Zer1 gene encoding protein zer-1 homolog isoform X1, translated as MASDTPESLMTLCTDFCLRNLDGTLGYLLDKETLRLHPDIFLPSEICDQLVNEYVELVSAACTFEPHETFFSLFSDPRSTRLTRIHLREDLVQDHDLEAIRKQDLVELYLTNCEKLSAKSLQTLRSFRHSLVSLSLFGCANIFYEEDNPGGCEDECLVNPTCQVLVKDFTFEGFSRLRFLNLGRMIDGIPVESLLRPLNSLAALDLSGIQTSDATFLTQWKDSLMSLVLYNMDLSDDHIRVIVQLHKLRHLDISRDRLSSYYKFKLTRKVLSLLVQKLGNLMSLDISGHMILENCSISKTDEEAGQTSTEPSKSSIMPFRALKRPLQFLGLFETSLCRLTHIPAYKVSGDKNEEQVLNAIEAYTEHRPEITSRAINLLFDIARIERCNQLLRALKLVITALKCHKYDKNIQVTGSAALFYLTNSEYRSEQSVKLRRQVIQAVLNGMESYQEVTVQRNCCLTLCNFSIPEELEFQYRRVNELLLGILSPTRQDESIQRIAVHLCNALVCQVDNDHKEAVGKMGFVVTMLKLIQKKLLDKTCDQVMEFSWSALWNITDETPDNCEMFLNFNGMRLFLDCLKEFPEKQELHRNMLGLLGNVAEVKELRPQLMTSQFISVFSNLLESKADGIEVSYNACGVLSHIMFDGPEAWGVCEPQRAEVEERMWAAIQSWDINSRRNINYRSFEPILRLLPQGISPVSQHWATWALYNLVSVYPDKYCPLLIKEGGMPLLRDLVKMATARQETKEMARKVIEHCSNFREENMDTSR; from the exons ATGGCGTCTGACACGCCCGAGTCCCTGATGACCCTCTGTACTGACTTCTGTCTCCGGAATCTTGATGGCACCCTGGGCTACCTCCTGGACAAGGAGACCCTGCGGCTGCATCCAGACATCTTCTTGCCCAGTGAAATCTGTGACCAGCTGGTCAATGA GTATGTGGAGCTGGTCAGTGCCGCCTGCACTTTTGAGCCACATGAGACTTTCTTCAGCCTCTTCTCAGACCCCCGCAGTACTCGGCTCACTCGCATCCACCTTCGTGAGGACCTGGTGCAGGACCATGACCTGGAAGCCATTCGCAAGCAG GACTTGGTGGAGCTCTACCTGACCAACTGTGAGAAGCTGTCCGCCAAGAGCCTGCAGACACTGCGGAGCTTCCGGCACAGTCTGGTGTCCTTGAGCCTCTTCGGCTGTGCCAACATCTTCTATGAGGAGGACAACCCAGGCGGCTGTGAGGATGAGTGCCTGGTCAACCCCACCTGCCAAGTGCTGGTCAAGGACTTCACCTTCGAGGGCTTCAGCCGCCTGCGCTTCCTCAACCTGGGCCGCATGATCGACGGCATCCCCGTAGAGTCACTGCTTCGGCCACTCAACTCCCTGGCCGCCTTGGACCTCTCAGGCATCCAGACAAGCGATGCCACTTTCCTAACACAGTGGAAGGACAGTCTGATGTCCCTTGTGCTCTACAACATGGACCTTTCAGATGACCACATCCGTGTCATTGTCCAGCTGCACAAGCTGCG GCACCTGGACATCTCCCGAGACCGCCTCTCCAGCTACTACAAGTTCAAGCTGACTCGGAAGGTGCTCAGCCTCCTGGTGCAGAAGCTGGGGAACCTGATGTCACTGGACATCTCTGGACACATGATCCTAGAGAACTGCAGCATCTCCAAGACAGATGAGGAGGCAGGGCAGACCAG CACTGAGCCGTCCAAGAGCAGCATCATGCCCTTCCGGGCTCTGAAGAGGCCACTGCAGTTCCTTGGGCTCTTTGAGACCTCCTTGTGTCGTCTTACTCACATTCCAGCCTACAAA GTGAGTGGTGACAAAAATGAAGAGCAGGTGCTGAACGCCATCGAGGCCTACACAGAGCACCGGCCCGAGATCACGTCCAGGGCCATCAACCTGCTGTTTGACATTGCACGCATTGAACGCTGCAACCAGCTTCTGCGGGCCCTGAAG CTGGTCATCACAGCTCTCAAGTGTCACAAGTATGACAAGAATATTCAAGTGACCGGCAGTGCTGCCCTCTTCTACCTGACCAACTCTGAGTACCGCTCGGAGCAGAGCGTCAAGCTGCGCCGGCAGGTCATCCAGGCGGTGCTGAACGGCATGGAGTCCTACCAGGAGGTGACG GTGCAGCGGAACTGCTGTCTGACCCTCTGCAACTTCAGCATCCCCGAGGAACTGGAGTTCCAGTACCGCCGGGTGAACGAGCTGCTGCTGGGCATCCTCAGCCCCACGCGTCAGGACGAGTCGATCCAGCGGATCGCAGTGCACTTGTGCAACGCCCTGGTCTGCCAGGTGGACAATGACCATAAGGAGGCTGTGGGCAAGATGGGCTTCGTCGTG ACCATGTTGAAgctgatccagaagaaactgctgGACAAGACG TGTGACCAGGTCATGGAGTTCTCCTGGAGTGCTCTGTGGAACATCACAGATGAGACACCTGACAACTGCGAGATGTTCCTCAACTTCAATGGCATGAGGCTCTTTCTCGACTGCCTGAAG GAGTTCCCAGAGAAGCAGGAGCTACACCGTAACATGCTAGGGCTCTTGGGGAATGTGGCAGAGGTGAAGGAGCTGCGACCTCAGTTGATGACCTCCCAGTTCATCAGTGTCTTCAG CAACCTGCTGGAGAGCAAGGCCGACGGCATTGAGGTTTCTTACAACGCCTGTGGTGTCCTGTCTCACATCATGTTTGATGGGCCTGAGGCCTGGGGTGTCTGTGAACCTCAGCGGGCAGAGGTGGAGGAGCGCATGTGGGCGGCCATCCAGAGCTGGGATATCAACTCCCGGAGGAATATCAACTACAG GTCCTTTGAGCCGATCCTCCGCCTCCTTCCCCAGGGCATTTCTCCAGTCAGCCAGCACTGGGCCACCTGGGCCCTGTACAACCTCGTGTCTGTCTACC CTGACAAGTACTGCCCCCTGCTGATTAAAGAAGGTGGGATGCCCCTGCTGAGGGACTTGGTCAAGATGGCTACTGCCCGGCAGGAAACCAAGGAGATGGCCCG
- the Tbc1d13 gene encoding TBC1 domain family member 13: protein MSSLHKSRIADFQDVLKEPSIVLEKLRELSFSGIPCEGGLRCLCWKILLNYLPLERASWTSTLAKQRGLYSQFLREMIIQPGIAKANMGVSREDVTFEDHPLNPNPDSRWNTYFKDNEVLLQIDKDVRRLCPDISFFQRATEYPCLLILDPQNEFETLRKRVEQTTLKSQTVARNRSGVTNMSSPHKNNAPSALNEYEVLPNGCEAHWEVVERILFIYAKLNPGIAYVQGMNEIVGPLYYTFATDPNSEWKEHAEADTFFCFTNLMAEIRDNFIKSLDDSQCGITYKMEKVYSTLKDKDVELYLKLQEQSIKPQFFAFRWLTLLLSQEFLLPDVIRIWDSLFADGNRFDFLLLVCCAMLILIREQLLEGDFTVNMRLLQDYPITDVCQILQKAKELQDSK from the exons ATGTCGAGTCTGCACAAGAGCCG GATTGCAGATTTCCAGGATGTCCTGAAGGAGCCCTCCATTGTGTTGGAAAAGCTTCGAGAGCTCAGTTTTAGTG GCATCCCCTGTGAGGGCGGACTGCGGTGCCTCTGCTGGAAG ATCCTCCTGAACTACCTCCCTCTGGAGAGAGCCTCGTGGACTTCCACCCTGGCCAAGCAGAG GGGGCTCTATTCACAGTTCCTGAGAGAGATGATTATCCAGCCTGGCATTGCCAAGGCCAACATGGGTGTATCCAGGGAGGATGTGACCTTTGAGGACCAT CCCCTGAACCCAAACCCTGACAGCAGGTGGAACACATATTTTAAGGACAACGAGGTGCTACTCCAGATTGACAAAGATGTCCG GAGGCTGTGCCCAGATATATCTTTCTTCCAAAGAGCCACTGAGTACCCCTGCCTCCTCATCCTGGACCCGCAAAATGAGTTTGAGACCCTTCGTAAGCGGGTGGAGCAAACAACACTGAAGTCTCAGACGGTGGCCCGGAACCGAAGCGGGGTCACAAAT atGAGCTCCCCGCACAAGAACAATGCACCATCAGCCCTGAACGAATATGAGGTTCTACCCAATGGCTGCGAAGCCCACTGGGAGGTGGTGGAGCGCATCCTGTTCATCTATGCCAAGCTCAACCCTGGCATCGCTTATGTGCAGGGCATGAATGAGATCGTGGGCCCTCTCTACTACACTTTTGCCACTGACCCTAACAGCGAGTGGAAAG AGCACGCTGAAGCAGATACCTTTTTCTGCTTCACCAACCTCATGGCCGAGATCCGGGACAACTTCATCAAGAGCCTGGACGACTCCCAGTGCGGCATCACCTACAAGATGGAAAAGGTGTACTCCACCTTGAAGGATAAGGATGTAGAGCTCTACCTGAAGCTG CAAGAGCAGAGTATCAAGCCTCAGTTCTTTGCCTTCCGGTGGCTGACACTGCTGCTGTCCCAGGAGTTCTTGCTGCCTGATGTCATCCGTATCTGGGACTCCCTCTTTGCTGATGGCAACCGATTCGATTTCCTCCTCCTGGTCTGCTGTGCTATGCTCAT ACTGATCCGGGAGCAGTTGCTGGAGGGGGACTTCACTGTCAACATGCGACTTCTGCAG